The Thermoanaerobacterales bacterium genome includes a region encoding these proteins:
- the rpmG gene encoding 50S ribosomal protein L33: MRVDVTLACTQCKRRNYITTKNKKNDPGRIELKKYCRWCGTHTTHKETK; encoded by the coding sequence ATGCGCGTGGACGTTACGCTGGCCTGCACGCAGTGCAAACGGCGTAATTATATTACGACGAAGAACAAGAAGAACGATCCCGGCCGCATCGAACTCAAGAAGTACTGCCGCTGGTGCGGCACCCATACCACTCATAAAGAAACGAAGTAG